In one window of Streptomyces sp. NBC_00193 DNA:
- a CDS encoding ABC transporter permease gives MSTHGARAVLRIAAASLRAHKRRFAGTFTAVLLGVAFLAATLVMGDTLRASFDSMFAGATSGTDAVVRSSRVVTVAGEAQGTRQPVPTALVEEIRRTPGVAAAAPAVQGAGQLVGSDGEPIGGQGPPTLAGNWIADPELNPYRLAEGRAPERTGEVVVNRATAAKGGLRLGDTTVLRTPDPVPVTVVGLATFGGADGMAQVTYTGMTQADAEKYLMPAPGQAASIQVRAGPGTSQSELVEALAAVLPQGVEAITGQESAQENTDMISGRFLDLFTAMLLVFSGIALLVATFSIHNTFAIVVAQRTRENALLRALGASRRQVVGGTLAEAAVVAFAASAAGLLVGVGFAAGLQALFPAIGFPFPEGDLVIGVPSMALPLVAGVLVCLGSAVLPAVRAGRTAPLAALLDSAVDHSEASRSRTVTGLALGVAAIGLLLTGVFAVPSLWLSGAGAVLATASFVVLGPVASSSAVRMLARPLERLRGVTGALAARNARRSPRRTASTATALMIGVAVVSLFTVFGASLKATMDRTVSRSFAGDVAISAPSFGAGGSGLSPKLAPAVAALPEVAGAVGLGKGVAEVDGSGRALTVTDPVALAAGLDLGAVSGGLDALGTDGIAVSAKEAARHGWLPGSTAELAFADGQKQPFTIRAVYERSELAGDYVITRAAWAPHRAQDTDSLVSVTFKDGVSAEAGAAAVERTAALYGGPEVQTRDAYAQSSAGGIDMMLTLVYALLALAVLIALLGIANTLTLAVHERTRELGLLRAVGQTRGQLRAMVRWESVLVAAFGTAGGLALGGVLGWVLVKASDGASDSAFAFAVPPLQLTLVALVGVAAGVLAGWRPARRAARLDILRAVATD, from the coding sequence TTCACGGCCGTGCTGCTCGGCGTCGCCTTCCTCGCCGCGACGCTCGTCATGGGCGACACCCTCCGCGCGAGCTTCGACAGCATGTTCGCCGGCGCGACGAGCGGTACCGACGCGGTGGTCCGCAGTTCCCGTGTGGTGACCGTCGCGGGCGAGGCCCAGGGCACCCGGCAGCCCGTACCGACCGCACTCGTGGAGGAGATCCGGCGCACCCCGGGGGTGGCCGCCGCCGCCCCCGCCGTCCAGGGCGCGGGGCAGCTCGTCGGCTCCGACGGCGAACCGATCGGCGGCCAGGGTCCGCCCACGCTCGCCGGGAACTGGATCGCGGACCCGGAACTCAACCCGTACCGGCTCGCGGAGGGCCGGGCGCCGGAGCGGACCGGTGAGGTCGTCGTCAACCGGGCCACCGCGGCCAAGGGCGGACTGAGGCTCGGCGACACGACGGTGCTGCGGACCCCCGACCCGGTTCCCGTGACGGTCGTCGGCCTGGCCACCTTCGGCGGCGCGGACGGCATGGCGCAGGTCACGTACACGGGGATGACCCAGGCGGACGCGGAGAAGTACCTGATGCCGGCGCCCGGTCAGGCGGCGTCCATCCAGGTGCGGGCCGGTCCGGGAACCAGCCAGAGCGAGCTGGTGGAGGCGCTCGCCGCGGTGCTGCCGCAGGGCGTCGAGGCGATCACCGGACAGGAGTCCGCCCAGGAGAACACCGACATGATCTCCGGCCGGTTCCTGGACCTCTTCACCGCCATGCTGCTCGTCTTCTCGGGGATCGCCCTGCTCGTCGCCACCTTCAGCATCCACAACACCTTCGCGATCGTCGTCGCCCAGCGCACCCGCGAGAACGCCCTGCTCCGGGCGCTCGGCGCCTCCCGCCGCCAGGTCGTCGGCGGCACGCTGGCCGAGGCCGCCGTCGTCGCGTTCGCCGCGTCGGCCGCCGGGCTGCTCGTCGGAGTGGGCTTCGCCGCAGGGCTCCAGGCCCTCTTTCCGGCCATCGGATTCCCCTTCCCCGAAGGGGACCTGGTGATCGGCGTCCCGTCGATGGCACTTCCCCTCGTCGCAGGGGTGCTGGTCTGCCTCGGCTCGGCCGTGCTGCCCGCCGTACGGGCCGGACGTACGGCGCCGCTGGCCGCGCTGCTCGACAGCGCCGTGGACCACTCGGAGGCCTCCCGGTCCCGTACGGTCACCGGCCTGGCGCTGGGCGTGGCCGCCATCGGCCTGCTCCTGACCGGGGTGTTCGCCGTACCGTCGCTGTGGCTGTCCGGGGCCGGTGCGGTGCTGGCGACCGCCTCGTTCGTCGTACTGGGTCCGGTGGCGTCCTCCTCCGCCGTCCGGATGCTGGCCCGGCCGCTGGAGCGGCTGCGCGGGGTGACCGGCGCCCTCGCGGCGCGCAACGCACGGCGCAGTCCCCGGCGGACGGCGTCCACGGCGACCGCGCTGATGATCGGCGTCGCCGTCGTCTCCCTGTTCACCGTCTTCGGGGCGTCCCTGAAGGCGACCATGGACCGGACGGTGTCGCGTTCCTTCGCCGGTGACGTGGCGATCAGCGCCCCGTCCTTCGGCGCGGGCGGCAGCGGACTCAGCCCGAAGCTGGCACCGGCCGTCGCGGCGCTGCCCGAGGTGGCCGGCGCGGTGGGCCTGGGCAAGGGGGTCGCGGAGGTCGACGGCTCGGGGCGGGCGCTGACCGTCACCGACCCCGTCGCGCTGGCGGCCGGCCTCGACCTGGGCGCGGTGTCGGGAGGGCTCGACGCGCTGGGAACGGACGGCATCGCGGTGTCCGCGAAGGAGGCCGCGCGGCACGGATGGCTGCCCGGCAGCACGGCCGAACTCGCCTTCGCCGACGGGCAGAAGCAGCCCTTCACGATCCGGGCGGTGTACGAGCGGTCCGAGCTGGCCGGCGACTACGTCATCACGCGGGCGGCCTGGGCGCCGCACCGGGCGCAGGACACGGACTCGCTGGTCAGCGTCACCTTCAAGGACGGGGTGTCGGCCGAGGCCGGCGCGGCGGCGGTCGAGAGGACGGCCGCGCTGTACGGCGGCCCCGAGGTGCAGACGCGCGACGCGTACGCGCAGTCCTCGGCGGGCGGCATCGACATGATGCTCACGCTCGTCTACGCGCTGCTCGCCCTCGCCGTGCTGATCGCCCTGCTGGGCATCGCCAACACGCTGACCCTCGCCGTCCACGAGCGCACCCGCGAACTGGGGCTGCTCCGGGCCGTCGGCCAGACCCGGGGCCAGCTGCGGGCCATGGTCCGCTGGGAGTCGGTCCTGGTCGCCGCGTTCGGCACGGCCGGCGGTCTGGCGCTGGGCGGCGTCCTCGGATGGGTCCTGGTGAAGGCCTCGGACGGGGCGAGCGACAGCGCGTTCGCGTTCGCCGTCCCGCCGCTGCAGCTCACCCTGGTGGCCCTGGTCGGCGTGGCGGCGGGCGTCCTCGCGGGCTGGCGCCCGGCCCGGCGCGCGGCGCGCCTGGACATCCTGCGCGCGGTCGCCACCGACTAG
- a CDS encoding IS481 family transposase, whose translation MSHRNARLTVHGRRILVERVLAGRPVAHVAAEMGISRPTAHKWVRRWRTEGHAGLHDRSSRPRTTPHRTRPAVEARVCELRRSRKLGPARIGPILGLPASTVHRILTRHGLGRLAWLDRPTGEPIRRYERARPGELVHVDIKKLGNIPDGGGWRVVGRAAGDRNRQATTDQRRSSTPVIGYSYIHSAVDDHSRLAYSEVLANERKETATGFWQRANAFFAAHGITVERVLTDNGACYKSKLFTRTLTAAGIAHKRTRPYRPQTNGKVERFNRTLAEEWAYQRPYASNHERTEALTDFLHTYNHHRCHTALGGHPPISRVNNAAGQYT comes from the coding sequence GTGTCACACCGTAATGCCCGCCTGACCGTTCACGGCAGGCGGATCCTGGTCGAACGTGTCCTGGCCGGGCGGCCGGTGGCGCATGTCGCTGCCGAGATGGGCATATCAAGGCCCACGGCCCACAAGTGGGTCCGCCGCTGGCGGACTGAAGGCCATGCGGGACTCCACGACCGTTCCAGCCGCCCGCGCACGACCCCGCACCGCACTCGCCCCGCGGTCGAAGCCCGAGTCTGTGAACTGCGCAGGAGCCGAAAGCTCGGGCCGGCCCGGATCGGCCCGATCCTGGGCCTGCCCGCCTCGACCGTGCACCGGATTTTGACCCGTCACGGCTTGGGCCGCCTGGCCTGGCTGGACCGGCCCACCGGAGAGCCGATCCGCCGCTACGAACGCGCTCGACCGGGCGAACTCGTCCACGTCGACATCAAGAAACTCGGCAACATCCCCGACGGCGGCGGATGGCGCGTGGTGGGCCGAGCCGCAGGCGACCGTAACCGCCAGGCCACTACCGACCAGCGCAGAAGCAGCACGCCGGTGATCGGCTACTCCTACATCCACTCCGCCGTCGACGATCACTCCCGCCTCGCCTACAGCGAAGTCCTGGCCAACGAGCGCAAGGAGACCGCCACCGGGTTCTGGCAGCGGGCCAACGCCTTCTTCGCCGCCCACGGCATCACCGTCGAGCGCGTCCTGACCGACAACGGCGCCTGCTACAAATCCAAGCTCTTCACCCGTACGCTCACCGCGGCCGGTATCGCCCACAAAAGAACCCGGCCCTACCGGCCGCAGACCAACGGCAAGGTCGAACGCTTCAACCGGACGCTCGCCGAGGAGTGGGCCTACCAACGGCCCTACGCCTCGAACCATGAGCGGACCGAAGCCCTGACAGACTTCCTGCACACCTACAACCACCACCGCTGCCACACCGCACTGGGCGGACACCCGCCCATCAGCCGTGTGAACAACGCTGCGGGTCAATACACCTAG
- a CDS encoding IS630 family transposase, with the protein MGDTRLPPVVLSEDERLTLESWARRRSTAQGLAQRAQIVLACARGWNNTVVAARLNTERKTVARWRTRFLRDRLDGLSDEPRPGVPRTITDAQVEEVVVRTLEQTPAGGTHWSKRELAKVVGISPASVLRIWHAFGLQPWRTETFKISPDPLLIDKIRDVVGLYLAPPANAAVFAVDEKPQIQALERTAPVLPMVPGVPERRTFDYVRHGTVDLFAALNTATGKVITKLSARHRAVDFRDFLDEIDRQTDPCLAVHVICDNLSAHKAPVVHQWLLAHPRFQLHFTPTYSSWINQVERWFAELERRCLERGVFCSLDDLKTALEGWIEVWNDEARPFKWTKTADQILDRICRYCDRISKPDH; encoded by the coding sequence ATGGGCGATACCAGGCTGCCACCCGTGGTGCTGTCGGAGGACGAGCGGCTGACGTTGGAGAGCTGGGCCAGGCGGCGTTCGACGGCGCAGGGCCTGGCCCAGCGCGCGCAGATCGTGCTGGCGTGCGCGCGAGGGTGGAACAACACCGTGGTGGCCGCACGGCTGAACACAGAGCGCAAAACGGTGGCCAGATGGCGGACGCGGTTCCTGCGGGACCGACTGGACGGCCTGTCCGACGAGCCGCGGCCCGGGGTGCCGCGGACCATCACCGACGCCCAGGTGGAAGAGGTGGTGGTCCGCACCCTCGAGCAGACACCCGCGGGCGGGACGCACTGGTCGAAGCGGGAGCTCGCCAAGGTCGTGGGGATCTCGCCCGCGAGTGTGCTGCGGATCTGGCACGCCTTCGGCTTGCAGCCGTGGCGGACCGAGACCTTCAAGATCTCCCCGGACCCTCTGCTGATCGACAAGATCCGTGATGTCGTCGGCCTCTACCTCGCCCCGCCGGCCAACGCGGCGGTGTTCGCGGTGGACGAGAAACCCCAGATCCAGGCCCTGGAGCGGACCGCGCCGGTGCTGCCGATGGTACCCGGAGTCCCCGAACGGCGGACCTTCGACTACGTCCGCCACGGCACCGTCGACCTGTTCGCCGCCCTGAACACCGCCACCGGCAAGGTGATCACGAAACTGTCCGCGCGGCACCGGGCCGTGGACTTCCGTGATTTCCTCGACGAGATCGACCGCCAGACCGATCCGTGCCTGGCGGTCCACGTCATCTGCGACAACCTTTCCGCCCACAAGGCACCGGTGGTGCACCAGTGGCTGCTGGCGCATCCCCGGTTCCAGCTGCACTTCACGCCGACGTATTCGTCGTGGATCAACCAGGTCGAGCGGTGGTTCGCCGAACTGGAACGACGCTGCCTCGAACGCGGCGTGTTCTGCTCACTCGACGACCTCAAGACCGCACTCGAGGGCTGGATCGAGGTCTGGAACGACGAGGCCAGGCCCTTCAAGTGGACCAAGACCGCCGACCAGATCCTCGACCGAATCTGCCGCTACTGCGACAGGATCTCCAAACCAGATCACTAG